From Aquabacter sp. L1I39, the proteins below share one genomic window:
- a CDS encoding amino acid ABC transporter ATP-binding protein, protein MSQAQSMALSPAAETEQLAVELVDVNKWYGDFHVLREINLAVKRKERLVICGPSGSGKSTMIRCINRLEEHQKGRIVVDGIELTNDLKRIDEVRREVGMVFQHFNLFPHLTILENCTLAPMWVRKMPKKEAEEVAMHFLTKVKIPNQAHKYPGQLSGGQQQRVAIARALCMRPRIMLFDEPTSALDPEMVKEVLDTMVSLAEEGMTMLCVTHEMGFARQVADRVIFMDAGQIIEMNEPNAFFSNPQHERTKLFLSQILHH, encoded by the coding sequence ATGTCCCAGGCGCAATCCATGGCCCTGTCGCCGGCCGCCGAAACCGAGCAGCTCGCGGTCGAGTTGGTCGATGTCAATAAATGGTATGGCGATTTCCATGTGCTGCGGGAGATCAATCTCGCCGTGAAGCGCAAGGAACGCCTTGTCATTTGCGGGCCGTCCGGCTCCGGCAAGTCCACCATGATCCGCTGCATCAACCGCCTGGAGGAGCACCAGAAGGGGCGCATCGTGGTGGATGGCATCGAGCTCACCAACGATCTCAAGCGCATCGACGAGGTGCGCCGCGAGGTGGGCATGGTGTTCCAGCACTTCAACCTGTTCCCCCACCTCACCATTCTGGAAAACTGCACCCTTGCGCCCATGTGGGTGCGCAAGATGCCTAAGAAGGAGGCGGAGGAGGTGGCCATGCACTTCCTCACCAAGGTGAAGATCCCCAACCAGGCGCACAAATATCCCGGCCAGCTCTCCGGCGGCCAGCAGCAGCGCGTGGCCATCGCCCGCGCCTTGTGCATGCGCCCGCGCATCATGCTGTTCGACGAGCCCACCTCGGCGCTCGATCCGGAAATGGTGAAGGAGGTGCTCGACACCATGGTGTCGCTGGCCGAAGAGGGCATGACCATGCTGTGCGTCACCCATGAGATGGGCTTTGCCCGCCAGGTGGCGGACCGGGTCATCTTCATGGATGCGGGGCAGATCATCGAGATGAACGAGCCCAACGCCTTCTTCTCGAACCCCCAGCACGAGCGCACCAAGCTCTTCCTGAGCCAGATCCTGCATCATTGA
- a CDS encoding DnaJ domain-containing protein: MALIAGAILLAVLLYAAHLWTKANPKALSLNLMKLGATLSFVAAAGMLVTGRFAAAIPLAGIGLALLGRTGGGLSGLFGSWLGGPKVPRVSKVRSAWFEMALDHDSGAMSGQVLAGAHAGAALDALAVPDLLALRAQVDAQSLSLLEAYLDRRAPAWREDGQGNAGRGGGADPGRPDRGAMSEEEAYEVLGLQPGADEAAVRSAHRALMKRLHPDQGGSGYLAARVNQAKDVILRKHR; this comes from the coding sequence GTGGCTCTGATCGCCGGCGCGATCCTGCTCGCCGTGCTGCTCTATGCGGCGCATCTGTGGACCAAGGCCAATCCCAAGGCCTTGTCCTTGAACCTCATGAAGCTCGGGGCGACGTTGTCCTTCGTCGCGGCGGCGGGGATGCTGGTGACGGGGCGGTTCGCGGCCGCCATTCCCCTGGCCGGCATCGGCCTGGCCTTGCTGGGGCGGACGGGCGGCGGGCTGTCGGGCCTGTTCGGTTCCTGGCTGGGCGGCCCGAAGGTGCCCCGCGTCTCCAAGGTGCGCTCGGCTTGGTTCGAGATGGCGCTGGACCATGACAGCGGCGCCATGAGCGGCCAGGTCCTGGCCGGTGCGCATGCCGGCGCCGCGCTCGATGCCCTTGCGGTACCTGATCTGCTGGCCCTGCGCGCCCAGGTGGATGCGCAGTCCCTGTCCCTACTCGAAGCTTATCTCGACCGCCGGGCGCCCGCCTGGCGTGAAGACGGACAGGGCAATGCGGGTCGGGGGGGCGGCGCCGATCCGGGCCGGCCGGACCGCGGCGCGATGTCCGAGGAGGAAGCCTACGAGGTCCTTGGTCTTCAGCCGGGGGCGGACGAGGCCGCGGTGCGCAGTGCGCACCGGGCGCTGATGAAGCGGCTCCATCCCGACCAGGGCGGCTCCGGTTATCTTGCGGCTCGCGTCAATCAGGCAAAGGATGTCATTTTGCGTAAGCATCGCTGA
- a CDS encoding phasin family protein gives MVQSAEELQKLGKENVDVALKSFGVWSKGAQAIAIEVAEYTKSSFELSTSTLEKLLGAKTLDQAVEIQQGYFKAAYEAMVAESTKIGELYSDLYKQAYKPYEGVFAKVQ, from the coding sequence ATGGTTCAGTCCGCTGAAGAGCTGCAGAAGCTCGGCAAAGAGAACGTCGACGTGGCGCTGAAGAGCTTCGGCGTGTGGTCCAAGGGCGCTCAGGCTATCGCCATCGAGGTCGCCGAGTACACCAAGAGCTCGTTCGAGCTGAGCACCTCCACCCTGGAGAAGCTCCTCGGCGCCAAGACCCTGGATCAGGCCGTAGAGATCCAGCAGGGCTATTTCAAGGCCGCCTACGAGGCGATGGTTGCTGAGAGCACCAAGATCGGTGAGCTCTATTCCGACCTCTACAAGCAGGCCTACAAGCCCTACGAAGGCGTCTTCGCCAAGGTCCAGTGA
- a CDS encoding VWA domain-containing protein, whose translation MSRKDGKDGKGLPATGTSSADDVAAFLKAATHTVPRPVGRGRLAFALDATFSRQPTWDLACGLQAELFAAAADLGGLDVKLIYYRGASECKASGWVEDPLTLGRLMGTIACQGGQTQIGRVLGHLEGEVERSGLKAAVFVGDALEEDADALCHKAGRLGVMGLKLFIFQEGYDQRVEAAFREMARLTGGAWCRFEPGAGDQLRSLLRAVAAYAAGGRPALQASREQGARLLLSALKS comes from the coding sequence ATGAGTCGCAAGGACGGAAAGGACGGCAAGGGCCTGCCCGCCACCGGCACCTCGTCCGCCGATGACGTGGCCGCCTTCCTGAAGGCCGCCACACACACCGTGCCGCGTCCGGTGGGCCGGGGGCGCCTTGCCTTCGCGCTCGATGCCACTTTCTCGCGCCAGCCCACCTGGGACCTGGCCTGCGGGCTGCAGGCGGAGCTGTTCGCGGCGGCGGCGGATCTCGGCGGGCTCGATGTGAAGCTCATCTATTATCGCGGTGCCAGCGAGTGCAAAGCCTCCGGTTGGGTGGAGGATCCCCTGACGCTCGGGCGGCTGATGGGCACCATCGCCTGCCAGGGGGGGCAGACGCAGATCGGCCGGGTGCTCGGCCATCTGGAAGGGGAGGTGGAGCGCTCCGGCCTCAAGGCGGCGGTGTTCGTGGGGGACGCGCTGGAGGAAGATGCCGACGCGCTGTGCCACAAGGCCGGGCGCCTGGGCGTGATGGGCCTCAAGCTGTTCATCTTCCAGGAGGGATACGACCAGCGGGTGGAGGCGGCGTTCCGCGAGATGGCGCGCCTCACCGGCGGCGCCTGGTGCCGCTTCGAACCGGGCGCGGGCGATCAGTTGCGCTCCCTGCTGCGGGCGGTCGCGGCCTATGCGGCGGGGGGGCGGCCGGCCCTCCAGGCGAGCCGCGAACAGGGCGCGCGGCTGCTGCTGTCGGCACTGAAGTCGTGA
- the panC gene encoding pantoate--beta-alanine ligase: MAEKPQVAETVAALRQHVKAWRGADESVALVPTMGALHEGHMGLVELARSKARRVVVSIFVNPTQFAPNEDFSRYPRTFEADLAKLAEVEADLVYAPSPAEMYPQGFSTGIVMTGPAQGLESDFRPHFFSGVAIVVSKLFLQCLPDYALFGEKDYQQLKVVTRMARDLDLQLEIVPGPTAREGDGLALSSRNRYLNPQERATAPVIHRSLLAAAEAIRAGTAPDAAMARARAAISEAGLKVDYVEARHAETLAPLNGAGGPIRLLAAAWLGTTRLIDNIGV, from the coding sequence ATGGCGGAAAAGCCTCAGGTGGCCGAGACAGTGGCAGCGCTACGCCAGCATGTGAAGGCTTGGCGCGGGGCGGACGAGAGCGTGGCCCTGGTGCCGACCATGGGTGCCCTCCATGAGGGCCATATGGGCCTGGTGGAGCTCGCCCGCTCCAAGGCGCGTCGCGTGGTGGTATCCATCTTCGTGAACCCCACCCAGTTCGCGCCCAACGAGGACTTCTCCCGCTATCCCCGCACCTTCGAGGCGGATCTCGCCAAATTGGCCGAGGTGGAGGCGGACCTCGTCTATGCGCCCTCCCCCGCCGAGATGTATCCGCAGGGCTTTTCCACCGGCATCGTCATGACGGGACCGGCGCAAGGCCTGGAAAGCGACTTCCGGCCGCACTTCTTTTCCGGCGTCGCCATCGTGGTGTCGAAGCTGTTCCTGCAATGCCTGCCGGACTATGCGCTGTTCGGCGAGAAGGATTATCAGCAGCTGAAAGTGGTCACGCGCATGGCGCGAGACCTCGACCTGCAGCTGGAGATCGTACCGGGCCCCACGGCCCGGGAAGGCGACGGCCTCGCTTTGTCGTCCCGCAACCGCTATCTGAACCCACAGGAGCGCGCGACGGCCCCCGTCATTCACCGCTCGCTCCTCGCGGCCGCAGAGGCGATCCGCGCAGGCACTGCGCCCGACGCAGCCATGGCACGGGCGCGCGCCGCCATTTCAGAAGCGGGGCTGAAGGTCGATTATGTGGAGGCCCGGCATGCGGAGACGCTGGCGCCGCTGAATGGCGCAGGCGGACCCATTCGCCTTCTCGCCGCCGCCTGGCTCGGCACCACGCGCCTCATCGACAATATCGGCGTGTGA
- a CDS encoding serine hydrolase, which translates to MRIALANGAFSIRLLAAVTALAFAFTVGCADAADAKSQKTSQKQTQASKSKSSSSKSASKSSKAKTARAQDDEDDDTPTTGPGWRSGTAALIVDANTGKVLYEENADTQLHPASVTKVMTLYMLFEQLEAGRLRLDSQLPVSARAAAQSPSKLNVRAGSTIEVEDAIKAVVTRSANDVAVVIAEAIGGDEATFGEMMTRKARQLGMTRSQFRNASGLPNPGQLTTARDLATLGIAIQDRFPQYYKYFSTRTFVYKGQSIGNHNRLLGRVEGVDGIKTGYTRASGFNLLTSVHKDNRFIIGVVLGGSSGPSRDARMASLIANNYNRAYAGARTSRTIQTAANDTPPPVPAMRPATVAEEPGPVAPLPAPQRLAYAADPVVTAAIPVRQTVQATPELIKPVAVKTTAIQRPTAQSLTAPGFATPGTHTQAYAQAPQPAPAQKFQTAQAPVQALPHLQPPARLPAGLAEEEIAPPALVWGAPVPSSEAARPEAQPVRTASTAPVAIPTARTSAAPAGGPPKPGWQIQIGAFNGEREAKSRLDAALSKARSALSGAAPYTEKVTRGSSDLYRARFAGLSEKSAKDACRLLQRNDFDCMTIRN; encoded by the coding sequence ATGCGTATTGCGCTTGCGAATGGCGCCTTTTCCATCAGGCTTCTCGCGGCAGTGACGGCGCTTGCCTTCGCCTTCACGGTCGGGTGCGCCGATGCGGCCGATGCCAAGAGCCAGAAGACCTCCCAGAAGCAGACGCAGGCCAGCAAGTCCAAGAGCAGCAGTTCCAAATCCGCCTCGAAATCCAGCAAGGCCAAGACCGCGCGGGCCCAGGACGACGAGGACGACGACACCCCGACCACGGGTCCGGGATGGCGCAGCGGCACCGCAGCGCTGATCGTCGACGCCAATACGGGCAAGGTCCTCTATGAGGAAAACGCCGACACCCAGTTGCACCCGGCCTCCGTCACCAAGGTGATGACGCTCTACATGCTGTTCGAGCAATTGGAGGCCGGACGGCTTCGCCTCGACAGCCAGTTACCCGTCTCCGCCCGCGCCGCCGCCCAATCGCCCTCCAAGCTGAATGTGCGCGCCGGATCCACCATCGAGGTGGAGGACGCCATCAAGGCGGTGGTGACACGCTCCGCCAATGATGTGGCCGTGGTGATTGCCGAGGCCATTGGCGGCGATGAGGCCACGTTCGGCGAGATGATGACGCGCAAGGCCCGCCAGCTCGGCATGACGCGGTCCCAGTTCCGCAATGCCTCCGGCCTGCCCAATCCGGGGCAACTGACCACAGCGCGCGACCTGGCCACCCTCGGCATCGCCATCCAGGACCGTTTCCCTCAATATTACAAATATTTCTCCACGCGCACCTTCGTCTATAAGGGCCAGTCGATCGGCAACCATAACCGGCTGCTCGGCCGCGTTGAGGGCGTCGACGGCATCAAGACCGGTTATACCCGCGCATCAGGCTTCAACCTCTTGACCTCGGTGCACAAGGACAATCGCTTCATCATCGGCGTTGTTCTTGGCGGTTCCAGCGGTCCCTCGCGCGATGCGCGCATGGCGAGCCTCATCGCCAACAATTATAACCGCGCCTATGCGGGTGCGCGCACAAGCCGCACCATCCAGACGGCCGCGAATGACACGCCGCCCCCGGTGCCCGCCATGCGCCCGGCCACGGTGGCCGAGGAGCCCGGACCGGTGGCCCCGCTCCCGGCGCCCCAGCGCCTCGCCTATGCCGCCGACCCGGTGGTCACCGCCGCCATTCCGGTACGCCAGACGGTGCAGGCGACGCCCGAACTGATCAAGCCGGTGGCGGTGAAGACCACGGCGATCCAGCGGCCCACCGCCCAGTCGCTCACGGCGCCCGGCTTCGCCACGCCCGGCACGCACACCCAGGCCTATGCCCAGGCCCCCCAGCCGGCGCCGGCCCAGAAGTTCCAGACCGCCCAGGCGCCTGTCCAGGCCTTGCCGCACCTGCAGCCCCCGGCGCGCCTGCCAGCCGGTCTCGCGGAAGAAGAGATCGCGCCTCCCGCGCTGGTCTGGGGCGCCCCCGTGCCCTCCAGCGAAGCGGCGCGGCCCGAGGCCCAACCCGTGCGCACTGCGTCCACCGCGCCGGTTGCCATTCCCACCGCCCGCACCAGCGCAGCGCCTGCCGGCGGCCCGCCCAAGCCCGGCTGGCAGATCCAGATCGGCGCCTTCAACGGCGAGAGGGAAGCCAAGTCCCGGCTGGATGCCGCCCTCTCCAAGGCCCGCTCTGCCCTTTCGGGCGCGGCGCCCTATACCGAGAAGGTGACGCGCGGCTCGTCCGACCTTTATCGCGCCCGGTTCGCCGGTCTCAGCGAAAAGAGCGCCAAGGACGCCTGCCGTTTACTGCAGCGAAATGATTTCGACTGCATGACTATACGCAACTGA
- the clpA gene encoding ATP-dependent Clp protease ATP-binding subunit ClpA, with translation MPTFSRSLEQSLHRALALANERHHEYATLEHLLLSLVDDQDAAAVMRACNVDLDKLRRNLVEYVDTELDNLVQRGGDDSKPTAGFQRVIQRAVIHVQSSGREEVTGANVLVAIFAERESHAAYFLQEQDMTRYDAVNYISHGIAKRAGMSESRPVRGAEEETETKSGDETKKKADALDAYCVNLNRKANEGKIDPLIGRDKEIQRTIQVLCRRQKNNPLFVGDPGVGKTAIAEGLAHRIINGDVPEVLATATIFSLDMGALLAGTRYRGDFEERLKQVVKEIEAYPNAIMFIDEIHTVIGAGATSGGAMDASNLLKPALASGSLRCMGSTTYKEYRQYFEKDRALVRRFQKIDVAEPTVPDAIEILKGLKPYFEDYHKLRYTNEAIKAAVELSARYIHDRKLPDKAIDVIDESGAAQMLVPEARRKKTIGLKEIEATIATMARIPPKSVSKDDAEVLSALESTLKRVVYGQDKAIEALAASIKLARAGLREPEKPIGSYLFSGPTGVGKTEVAKQLASVLGVNLLRFDMSEYMERHTVSRLIGAPPGYVGFDQGGLLTDGVDQTPHCVLLLDEIEKAHPDLFNILLQVMDHGKLTDHNGKSVDFRNVILIMTTNAGAADLSKAAYGFTRTKREGDDVEAINRTFAPEFRNRLDAVIPFAHLSPEIIGQVVEKFVLQLEAQLADRNVTIELSEEATSWLIERGYDEQMGARPMGRVIQEYIKTPLADQVLFGALKGGGHVRVVVEGEGAKSKLGFSFPDGPVTPKPDKVTPTAPKRASRRKGEEGGPSKGRPKGGSGGGGPKSGPKAGPKSGGSSGGAGPGRHVPKVPLVKA, from the coding sequence ATGCCAACGTTTTCACGCAGCCTCGAACAATCGCTCCACCGCGCGCTCGCCTTGGCGAACGAACGGCACCATGAATATGCGACGCTCGAGCACCTGCTTCTTTCCCTGGTGGATGACCAGGACGCGGCCGCGGTCATGCGCGCCTGCAATGTCGATCTGGACAAGCTGCGCCGAAATCTCGTCGAATATGTCGACACCGAGCTCGACAATCTTGTGCAGCGCGGCGGGGACGATTCCAAGCCCACGGCCGGCTTCCAGCGTGTGATCCAGCGCGCCGTCATTCACGTTCAATCTTCAGGACGCGAGGAAGTCACGGGGGCCAATGTGCTCGTCGCCATCTTCGCCGAGCGCGAGAGCCATGCCGCCTATTTCCTGCAGGAGCAGGACATGACGCGGTATGACGCCGTCAACTACATTTCCCACGGCATCGCCAAGCGGGCCGGCATGTCGGAAAGCCGCCCCGTGCGCGGCGCCGAGGAGGAGACCGAGACGAAATCCGGCGACGAGACCAAGAAGAAGGCGGATGCGCTCGACGCTTATTGCGTCAACCTCAACCGCAAGGCCAATGAGGGCAAGATTGACCCGCTCATCGGCCGCGACAAGGAAATCCAGCGCACCATCCAGGTGCTCTGCCGTCGCCAGAAGAACAATCCCCTGTTCGTGGGCGATCCCGGTGTCGGCAAGACCGCCATCGCCGAGGGCTTGGCCCATCGCATCATCAATGGCGACGTGCCGGAGGTGCTGGCCACCGCCACCATCTTCTCGCTCGACATGGGCGCGCTGCTCGCCGGCACCCGCTATCGCGGCGACTTCGAGGAACGCCTCAAGCAGGTGGTGAAGGAGATCGAGGCCTATCCCAACGCCATCATGTTCATCGACGAGATCCACACCGTCATCGGCGCGGGTGCGACCTCGGGCGGGGCCATGGATGCGTCGAACCTGCTGAAGCCGGCGCTGGCCTCCGGCTCGCTGCGGTGCATGGGCTCGACCACCTACAAGGAATACCGGCAGTATTTCGAGAAGGACCGCGCCTTGGTGCGGCGCTTCCAGAAGATCGACGTGGCCGAGCCGACCGTTCCGGACGCCATCGAGATCCTCAAGGGCCTCAAGCCCTATTTCGAGGACTATCACAAGCTGCGCTACACCAACGAGGCCATCAAGGCCGCGGTGGAGCTGTCCGCCCGCTACATCCATGATCGCAAGCTGCCCGACAAGGCCATCGACGTGATCGACGAGAGCGGCGCGGCGCAGATGCTTGTGCCCGAAGCCCGGCGCAAGAAGACCATCGGGCTGAAAGAGATCGAGGCCACCATCGCCACTATGGCGCGCATTCCGCCCAAGTCCGTCTCCAAGGACGATGCGGAAGTGCTCTCGGCGCTGGAAAGCACCTTGAAGCGGGTGGTCTATGGTCAGGACAAGGCCATCGAGGCGCTCGCCGCCTCTATCAAGCTGGCCCGCGCGGGCCTGCGGGAACCGGAGAAGCCCATCGGCTCCTATCTCTTCTCCGGCCCCACCGGCGTCGGCAAGACCGAGGTCGCCAAGCAGCTCGCCTCTGTGCTCGGGGTGAACCTGCTGCGCTTCGACATGTCCGAATATATGGAGCGCCACACGGTGAGCCGCCTCATCGGCGCGCCTCCCGGCTATGTGGGCTTCGACCAGGGCGGCCTCCTGACGGATGGCGTCGACCAGACCCCCCATTGCGTGCTGCTGCTGGACGAGATCGAGAAGGCCCATCCGGACCTCTTCAACATCCTCCTGCAGGTGATGGACCACGGCAAGCTCACCGACCATAACGGCAAGTCGGTGGATTTCCGCAACGTGATCCTCATCATGACCACCAATGCGGGCGCGGCGGACCTGTCCAAGGCAGCCTATGGCTTCACCCGCACCAAGCGGGAAGGCGATGACGTGGAGGCCATCAACCGGACCTTCGCGCCGGAATTCCGCAACCGCTTGGACGCGGTCATCCCCTTCGCCCATCTCTCGCCCGAGATCATCGGCCAGGTGGTGGAGAAGTTCGTGCTCCAGCTGGAAGCCCAACTCGCCGATCGCAACGTCACCATCGAACTGTCCGAGGAGGCCACCTCCTGGCTGATCGAGCGGGGCTATGACGAGCAGATGGGCGCCCGCCCCATGGGGCGGGTGATCCAAGAATATATCAAGACCCCGTTGGCCGATCAGGTTCTGTTCGGCGCCCTCAAGGGCGGCGGGCATGTGCGGGTGGTGGTGGAGGGCGAGGGCGCCAAGTCCAAGCTCGGCTTCTCCTTCCCGGACGGGCCTGTCACCCCCAAGCCGGACAAGGTCACCCCCACCGCCCCCAAGCGCGCCTCGCGCCGCAAGGGCGAGGAGGGCGGTCCGTCCAAGGGCCGGCCGAAGGGCGGCTCCGGCGGGGGTGGACCGAAGTCCGGCCCCAAGGCCGGGCCGAAATCCGGCGGGTCTTCCGGCGGCGCCGGCCCCGGGCGCCATGTGCCCAAGGTGCCGCTGGTCAAGGCCTGA
- the clpS gene encoding ATP-dependent Clp protease adapter ClpS has protein sequence MRYSDPISAEPVSGAATLQPPTAAGDKPRRGGGTGPGTAVITRTKPQTKRPSLYRVLLLNDDYTPMEFVVHVLERFFNKDREAANTIMLHVHHHGVGECGVYTYEVAETKVTQVMDFARKHQHPLQCVMEKK, from the coding sequence ATGAGATACAGCGACCCCATTTCAGCCGAGCCCGTTTCGGGCGCCGCCACCCTTCAGCCGCCGACCGCCGCCGGAGACAAGCCCCGCCGCGGAGGCGGGACGGGTCCCGGCACAGCCGTCATCACGCGCACCAAGCCGCAGACCAAGCGGCCGAGCCTTTATCGCGTGCTGCTGCTGAACGACGACTACACCCCCATGGAATTCGTGGTGCACGTGCTGGAACGGTTCTTCAACAAGGACCGCGAAGCCGCCAACACCATCATGCTTCACGTCCACCACCACGGGGTGGGGGAATGTGGCGTCTACACCTACGAGGTCGCTGAAACAAAAGTGACACAGGTGATGGACTTTGCCCGCAAACACCAACATCCTCTCCAGTGTGTGATGGAAAAAAAGTGA
- a CDS encoding amino acid ABC transporter permease: MADVRRSDEGPARRWSWTDPALRSAVIQVSLALILIWMAWSFFANAQANLARQGIASGFGFLENSAGFGITQTLIPYSESMSYGRAFLVGLLNTLLVAVIGIILATIIGFFMGVARLSQNVVIKALASAYVEITRNLPPLFQILFWYLAVLSTMPGPRQSWRFGAQPALGVLGDWSNAIGLAGLGDWFKGLSAGMAAPGVFLSNRGLVVPRPLFEPDFNIVLAVFAVSVVAVFLIARWANKRREATGQQFPTFWVGLAVIVLPALVVSLALGSPVSFEFPELKGFNFVGGIRVIPEFVALVLALSIYTAGFIAEIVRAGILAVSKGQTEAAHSLGLRTGPTLRLVIIPQAMRVIVPPLTSQYLNLTKNSTLGVAVGYPDLFAIFAGTTLNQTGQAIEIIAITMAVYLIISLITSALMGWFNKRVALVER, from the coding sequence ATGGCAGATGTACGCAGGTCGGACGAAGGTCCGGCGCGGCGCTGGTCGTGGACCGACCCGGCGCTCAGATCCGCCGTCATCCAGGTGAGCCTCGCGCTCATCCTGATCTGGATGGCATGGTCGTTCTTCGCCAATGCGCAGGCCAATCTCGCCCGCCAGGGCATCGCCTCGGGCTTCGGATTCCTGGAGAATTCGGCCGGCTTCGGCATCACCCAGACGCTCATCCCCTATTCGGAATCCATGAGCTATGGCCGCGCCTTCCTGGTGGGCCTGCTCAATACGCTGCTGGTGGCGGTGATCGGCATCATCCTGGCCACCATCATCGGCTTCTTCATGGGCGTCGCCCGCCTGTCCCAGAACGTGGTGATCAAGGCGCTCGCCTCCGCCTATGTGGAGATCACCCGCAACCTGCCGCCATTGTTCCAGATCCTGTTCTGGTACCTGGCGGTGCTCTCCACCATGCCGGGCCCGCGCCAGAGCTGGCGCTTTGGCGCGCAGCCGGCGCTGGGTGTTCTCGGCGATTGGTCCAACGCCATCGGCCTTGCCGGCCTTGGCGACTGGTTCAAGGGGCTGTCGGCCGGCATGGCGGCGCCCGGCGTGTTCCTCTCCAATCGCGGCCTCGTCGTGCCGCGGCCTCTGTTCGAGCCGGATTTCAACATCGTGCTGGCGGTGTTCGCGGTATCGGTGGTGGCGGTCTTCCTGATCGCCCGCTGGGCCAATAAGCGGCGGGAAGCCACCGGCCAGCAATTCCCCACCTTCTGGGTGGGGCTTGCGGTCATTGTCCTGCCGGCGCTGGTGGTGAGCCTTGCGCTCGGCTCTCCCGTGAGCTTCGAATTTCCTGAGCTCAAGGGCTTCAATTTCGTCGGCGGCATCCGGGTCATCCCCGAATTCGTCGCCCTGGTGCTGGCTTTGTCCATCTATACGGCGGGCTTCATCGCGGAGATCGTGCGCGCCGGCATCCTCGCCGTATCCAAGGGCCAGACGGAGGCGGCCCATTCGCTGGGTCTGCGCACGGGGCCGACCTTGCGCCTCGTCATCATCCCGCAGGCCATGCGGGTGATCGTGCCGCCGCTCACCAGCCAGTATCTGAACCTGACCAAGAACTCGACCCTGGGCGTGGCTGTGGGATACCCGGACCTGTTCGCCATCTTCGCGGGCACGACCCTCAACCAGACCGGCCAGGCCATCGAGATCATCGCCATCACCATGGCGGTCTATCTCATCATCTCGCTCATCACCTCGGCGTTGATGGGCTGGTTCAACAAGCGCGTCGCGCTGGTGGAACGGTGA
- a CDS encoding amino acid ABC transporter permease has product MTSTNIRTPQGLVYVAPAELIAPEPAPPSSRGAWGWARAHLFGSVSQVLLTLFGALLVIAVVPPVLRFFIFDAVWTGTNREACLPQTVGRDVGACWPFIWAKWNQILYGFYPETERWRVNIVYVLGIVLLVPLLVPKAPYKRLNALAFFGIYPLVAFVLLTGGNVSMRNFVLGSFGLDFGLTATAGGLFLSFWVQFAVVAALVAALVASVSPFFGTARSDAAKSVLKGFAVFGLVLLVMDVDFGLQEVETRRWGGMMVTLVIAVTGIVASLPLGILLALGRRSELPLVKYSSIIFIEFWRGVPLITVLFFATYMLPLFLPGRFTIDGLLRVLVGVTLFASAYMAEVVRGGLQAIPKGQYEGAMALGLRSSFMMRLVVLPQALKLVIPGIVNNFIGLFKDTTLVLIVSIFDLLGVLRAAFTDPNWATPTTVFTGFGFAGIIYFVFCYGMSRYSMMLEKRLDRGRRH; this is encoded by the coding sequence ATGACTTCAACCAACATCCGCACCCCCCAGGGCCTCGTCTATGTGGCTCCCGCCGAGCTCATCGCGCCTGAGCCCGCCCCGCCCAGCAGCCGCGGCGCCTGGGGGTGGGCGCGCGCTCATCTGTTCGGCTCGGTCTCGCAGGTGCTGCTGACCCTGTTCGGTGCACTCTTGGTGATCGCCGTCGTGCCGCCGGTGCTGCGCTTCTTCATCTTCGACGCGGTGTGGACCGGCACCAACCGGGAAGCCTGCCTGCCCCAGACGGTGGGCCGGGACGTAGGCGCCTGCTGGCCCTTCATCTGGGCCAAATGGAACCAGATCCTCTACGGCTTCTACCCGGAGACGGAGCGCTGGCGGGTCAATATCGTCTATGTGCTCGGCATCGTGCTGCTGGTGCCGCTTCTGGTGCCAAAGGCGCCCTATAAGCGCCTGAACGCGCTGGCCTTCTTTGGCATCTATCCGCTGGTGGCCTTCGTGCTGCTCACCGGCGGCAATGTCAGCATGCGCAACTTCGTGCTGGGCAGCTTCGGCCTGGATTTCGGCCTCACCGCCACGGCGGGCGGGCTGTTCCTGTCCTTCTGGGTGCAGTTCGCGGTGGTGGCGGCATTGGTGGCGGCGCTGGTCGCCTCCGTCTCGCCCTTCTTCGGAACCGCACGTTCCGATGCCGCCAAGAGCGTGCTGAAGGGGTTCGCGGTCTTCGGGCTCGTCCTCCTGGTGATGGATGTGGATTTCGGCCTCCAGGAGGTGGAGACCCGCCGCTGGGGCGGCATGATGGTGACGCTGGTCATCGCGGTGACCGGCATCGTCGCCTCCTTGCCGCTGGGCATCCTGCTGGCGCTGGGGCGGCGGTCCGAATTGCCGCTGGTGAAGTACAGCTCCATCATCTTCATCGAGTTCTGGCGCGGCGTGCCGCTCATCACGGTGCTGTTCTTCGCCACCTACATGCTGCCCTTGTTCCTGCCCGGCCGCTTCACCATTGACGGCCTGCTGCGGGTGCTGGTGGGCGTCACGCTCTTTGCCTCCGCCTATATGGCCGAGGTGGTGCGCGGCGGCCTCCAGGCGATCCCCAAGGGCCAGTATGAGGGCGCCATGGCGCTCGGCCTGCGGTCCAGCTTCATGATGCGCCTGGTGGTCCTGCCCCAGGCGCTCAAGCTGGTGATCCCGGGTATCGTCAACAACTTCATCGGCCTCTTCAAGGACACGACTTTGGTGCTGATCGTGTCCATCTTCGACCTTCTGGGCGTGCTGCGCGCCGCCTTCACCGATCCCAACTGGGCAACGCCGACCACCGTGTTCACGGGCTTCGGCTTTGCCGGGATCATCTATTTCGTCTTCTGCTACGGCATGTCCCGCTATTCGATGATGCTGGAAAAGCGTCTCGACCGCGGCCGCCGCCATTGA